Proteins encoded by one window of Aspergillus chevalieri M1 DNA, chromosome 6, nearly complete sequence:
- the NIP7 gene encoding ribosome biosynthesis protein NIP7 (BUSCO:EOG09264PD5;~COG:J;~EggNog:ENOG410PFYK;~InterPro:IPR036974,IPR016686,IPR005155,IPR040598, IPR015947,IPR002478;~PFAM:PF17833,PF03657;~go_component: GO:0005634 - nucleus [Evidence IEA];~go_function: GO:0003723 - RNA binding [Evidence IEA];~go_process: GO:0042255 - ribosome assembly [Evidence IEA]), whose amino-acid sequence MRQLTEDETKTLFSKLANYTGRSLNALVTSVDDPSSNDRYVFRLHGSRVYYMRLSLANLATSIPRANLLSLGICVGKFTKTGKFRIHVTALEVIAPHARYKVWIKQNGEMPFMYGGNVVKAHIGRWSEDCPEHQGVVVFNMDDTPLGFGVTARSTAETRKLDPTAITVFRQADIGEYLREEDTLFTT is encoded by the exons atgCGCCAGCTCACAGAAGACGAAACCAAAACCCTCTTCTCCAAACTCGCCAACTACACCGGCCGCTCGCTCAACGCCCTGGTCACCTCCGTCGATGATCCTTCCTCCAACGACCGCTATGTCTTCCGTCTTCACGGCAGCCGAGTCTACTACATGCGCTTGTCACTAGCGAACCTGGCGACCTCAATCCCGCGCGCTAATTTGCTCTCGCTGGGCATCTGCGTCGGCAAGTTCACGAAGACCGGGAAGTTCAGGATCCATGTGACCGCGCTGGAGGTGATTGCGCCGCATGCGAGGTATAAGGTGTGGATCAAGCAGAACGGGGAGATGCCGTTTATGTATGGGGGGAATGTTGTCAAGGCGCATATTGGACGGTGGAGTGAGGATTGTCCGGAGCATCAGGGGGTTGTGGTGTTTAATATGGATGATACCCCTTTG GGCTTTGGCGTTACGGCTCGATCGACTGCTGAGACTCGGAAGTTGGACCCAACGGCCATCACAGTTTTCAGACAGGCGGATATTGGTGAATACCTGAGAGAG GAAGATACCCTCTTCACGACTTAA
- a CDS encoding nuclear export protein Noc3 (BUSCO:EOG092629WJ;~COG:J,U;~EggNog:ENOG410PGMN;~InterPro:IPR016024,IPR016903,IPR005612,IPR011501;~PFAM:PF03914,PF07540) has protein sequence MPVGHSSKRRRLSPPGDEIVNPSRSYHDEEWDAEQDYELRPRKLGKKEKEQTRLPIKTDEGLQRVEEPEQGPEDSDSFLGTDDDEDEDGEGQWDGMSEDEEEEKEEAPKIPLKVQIVQAKEELAKLATLINEDPEEHIGSFKTMAEMVEKGSHVTIKKLALAAQVAVYKDVIPGYRIRALGDEDNSTKLSKEVRKIRKFEQTLLNGYKNFVQTLQELTRPTKKDQEAVDPTLKSVAITCACNLLLAVPHFNFRNELLKIIVNRLAKRQIDADFDKCRETLEDVFHKDEDGIVSLEAVRLLSKMMKAKEYRIHDVVLDTFLHLRLLSEFSSKASRDRVDKPENDAPQGKKKHKKEFRTKRERKVEKERKVVEKDMKEADALVSHEAREKNQAETLKLVFGNYFRILKLRIPSLMGPVLEGLAKYAHLINQDFFGDLLEALKDLIGHADRSEDEGPENEEQENPDEPPTKARDSYREALLCTVTAFALLSGQDASKAAATLHLDLSFFIKHLYRSLYTYSTNPDIEYNPTKSLRLPDPDSHEANAENDSHRRSKNKVNFQTPTVLLLRCLQSTLISRAHGNPPPIRLASFTKRLMTTSLQVPEKSAIATLALLNQVTKHNARRVSALWHSEERKGDGVFNPFATDIEATNVFAGNVWEGELLRLHYCPQVRDAAVGIEKMVMQK, from the coding sequence ATGCCTGTCGGACACTCCTCGAAAAGACGACGATTAAGTCCCCCCGGCGATGAGATCGTGAACCCCTCTCGTTCCTACCACGACGAAGAATGGGATGCCGAGCAAGACTACGAGCTCCGGCCGCGCAAACTGGgcaagaaggaaaaggaacaaaCCAGACTGCCAATTAAGACGGATGAAGGTCTGCAGAGGGTTGAGGAACCGGAGCAGGGGCCTGAAGATTCGGACAGTTTTCTCGGGAccgacgatgacgaggacgaggatggaGAAGGTCAATGGGACGGCATgagcgaagatgaagaggaggaaaaggaggaggCTCCGAAAATCCCATTGAAGGTGCAGATTGTGCAGGCTAAGGAGGAACTTGCGAAACTTGCGACTTTGATCAATGAAGACCCCGAAGAACACATTGGTTCGTTCAAAACAATGGCCGAAATGGTGGAGAAGGGATCGCACGTTACGATCAAGAAGCTCGCGCTCGCGGCGCAGGTCGCGGTCTACAAGGACGTGATTCCTGGCTACCGCATTCGCGCGCTCGGTGATGAGGACAACTCTACCAAGCTGTCGAAGGAAGTGCGCAAGATTCGGAAGTTCGAGCAGACCCTTCTGAACGGATACAAGAATTTCGTGCAAACGCTGCAGGAACTTACGAGACCTACGAAGAAGGACCAGGAGGCGGTGGATCCTACCTTGAAGAGTGTTGCGATTACCTGCGCGTGCAATCTGTTGCTTGCGGTGCCGCATTTCAACTTCCGTAATGAGTTGTTGAAGATCATTGTCAACCGTCTTGCGAAGAGACAGATTGACGCGGATTTCGACAAGTGCCGTGAGACTCTGGAGGATGTATTCCACAAGGATGAAGACGGTATTGTCTCTCTCGAGGCTGTCCGCCTGCTgtcgaagatgatgaaggccaAGGAATACCGCATTCACGATGTCGTTTTAGACACATTTCTCCACCTGCGTCTCCTCTCTGAATTCTCCTCCAAGGCATCGAGGGATCGAGTGGACAAACCCGAAAATGATGCCCCacaagggaagaagaagcacaAAAAGGAATTCCGCACGAAGCGCGAGCGCAAGGTCGAAAAGGAGCGCAAGGTCGTGGAGAAAGACATGAAGGAAGCCGATGCACTCGTCTCGCACGAAGCCAGAGAAAAGAACCAAGCAGAGACACTCAAACTAGTCTTTGGCAACTACTTCCGCATCCTCAAACTCCGCATCCCCTCCCTTATGGGCCCTGTCCTAGAAGGTCTCGCCAAATACGCGCACCTGATCAACCAAGACTTCTTCGGCGACCTCCTCGAAGCCCTCAAAGACCTAATCGGCCACGCAGACCGCTCCGAAGACGAGGGccccgaaaatgaagaacaagAGAACCCAGACGAACCCCCCACCAAAGCCCGCGACTCCTACCGCGAAGCCCTACTCTGCACCGTCACAGCCTTCGCCCTCCTCTCAGGCCAAGACGCCAGCAAAGCTGCCGCCACCCTGCACCTCGACCTAAGCTTCTTCATCAAACACCTCTACCGCTCCCTCTACACGTACTCCACAAACCCCGACATCGAATACAACCCCACCAAATCCCTCCGCCTCCCAGACCCCGACTCCCACGAAGCAAACGCCGAAAACGACTCCCACCGCCGCTCAAAAAACAAAGTCAACTTCCAAACCCCCAccgtcctcctcctccgctgTCTCCAGTCAACCCTCATCTCCCGCGCCCACGGCAATCCCCCGCCCATCCGCCTGGCCAGTTTCACGAAGCGTCTTATGACGACTTCGCTGCAGGTCCCTGAGAAGTCTGCGATTGCGACGCTCGCGCTGCTGAATCAAGTCACCAAGCATAATGCACGCAGGGTGTCGGCGCTGTGGCATAGTGAGGAGAGGAAAGGGGATGGGGTGTTTAATCCGTTTGCGACGGATATTGAGGCGACGAACGTTTTTGCGGGGAATGTTTGGGAGGGGGAGTTGTTGCGGTTGCATTATTGTCCGCAGGTTAGGGATGCGGCGGTGGGGATTGAAAAGATGGTTATGCAGAAGTAG
- a CDS encoding uncharacterized protein (COG:S;~EggNog:ENOG410Q2V1): MSPRSGNAWAVMKAREKKKQQQERQQQQPTDSAKASTSTSHKPPILDYPSSITSRESSFSSSHDAKLDQVLASHHAQDQDQVFSSSFVSTTTEADSPREKGQRVENETKHSRVAALRTKFSLRDIGEVRKGQGVSDLSRDERPYSGTTTLQNSFDEDVLMPEKPDPGVYLQSAPGSQMSLGKNLDLAAQLPTQDDESLERIRKQKAKQKNSTEDDATDQIDAMILEAAEAPAARKGQYLNSGQAEVVKTQTSAQSLRAERAEFTPEPSPGVHGGNVSRLELSSPLPPPSLCQLKPSNSQDTSKIIPNTTTHGGSAPSPPDPTYNNTITLDQQLHSHVQALHHHLNSVVNRLTKTFESSNNWTMDQILRNVEVLSDTARVMNARSAGLSETVAGVQRGVRELGERDEVLKGEVRGAEERLMGVLREEVGRLRVDLGLDAFPMPPTALGVPEMTGARQLRPKEQDMSGGGHNKGTDSLTEDGMIQVKPDAPLPSTPVRKKETNPPRSGSSARKNRAQESSGSPEPRPTVDRTFSLDAVSENSQSTLQPLQKQKTEGSVPSEEGTKTPHRKGMFGFRRRRDTGDNQSSSFSSSKFLRTPRRNKDKNNDKDKPSKKVSSEGLKKAEPVSDSTIAPPSTPPVPKVPANLAQPQPQQQPSHLQPPTKAENMSPSAIHPALRNPRQQQIMREREQRLHQQQTRLQQLNYNYRTNQLPLSSTSAALIPQRSLRGSRSHQGFRSKVSAVPSSASASLFNDSGFGARRSPSLSMRMDSDMGYQWIPGLPPPGYMSTARYISPSGSCLPEPPRFGARGGLQGHGHGHGRGHGHGRPLGSREGSSSSVVPRRGRGASPMGSTRGSAEG, translated from the exons ATGTCGCCTCGCAGCGGCAACGCGTGGGCTGTCATGAAAGCTCgcgagaagaaaaaacaacAGCAAGagcgacagcagcagcagccaacGGACTCTGCAAAAG catccacctccacctcCCACAAACCCCCCATCCTAGACTACCCCAGCTCCATCACATCTCGCGAATCATCATTCAGCTCCTCCCACGACGCGAAGCTCGACCAGGTCCTGGCCAGCCACCATGCTCAGGACCAGGACCAAGTCTTTTCCTCGTCCTTCGTGAGCACGACCACCGAAGCAGATAGTCCCAGAGAGAAAGGCCAACGCGTCGAGAACGAGACCAAACATTCCCGTGTCGCGGCCCTGCGCACGAAGTTTAGTCTTAGGGATATTGGGGAGGTTCGGAAGGGGCAGGGAGTTTCCGATTTGTCTAGAGATGAGAGGCCCTACAGTGGCACGACGACGCTTCAGAATAGCTTTGATGAGGACGTTCTTATGCCTGAGAAGCCGGACCCAGGTGTTTATTTGCAGTCTGCGCCTGGTTCTCAGATGTCGTTGGGTAAGAATCTTGATCTGGCTGCCCAGCTGCCTACTCAGGACGATGAGAGTCTCGAGAGGATCAGGAAGCAAAAGGCGAAGCAGAAGAATTCTACGGAAGATGATGCGACTGACCAGATCGACGCTATGATACTCGAGGCAGCTGAAGCGCCTGCTGCTCGCAAGGGACAGTATCTGAATAGCGGACAGGCTGAAGTTGTCAAGACTCAGACTAGTGCTCAGAGCTTGAGAGCTGAAAGGGCTGAATTCACGCCTGAGCCATCCCCGGGGGTTCATGGCGGAAATGTGTCTCGCCTCGAACTGTCGAGCCCTCTTCCACCGCCGTCTCTCTGTCAACTGAAACCTTCCAACTCTCAAGACACATCAAAGATCATCCCAAACACAACAACCCACGGCGGCTCCGCCCCCTCTCCCCCAGACCCAACCTACAACAACACCATAACCCTCGACCAACAACTCCACTCGCACGTCCAAGCCCTGCACCACCACCTAAACAGTGTCGTGAACCGGCTCACAAAGACATTCGAATCCTCGAATAACTGGACGATGGACCAGATTCTGAGGAATGTCGAGGTTCTGTCTGATACGGCGCGGGTTATGAATGCGAGGTCTGCGGGGTTGAGTGAGACTGTTGCTGGGGTGCAGAGGGGGGTAAGGGAGCTTGGAGAGAGGGATGAGGTGCTGAAGGGAGAGGTTAGGGGGGCTGAGGAGAGGTTGATGGGTGTTTTGAGGGAGGAGGTTGGAAGGTTGAGGGTTGATTTGGGATTGGATGCGTTTCCTATGCCTCCGACTGCGCTGGGTGTCCCAGAGATGACAGGCGCGAGGCAGTTGCGTCCAAAGGAGCAGGACATGTCTGGAGGAGGGCATAACAAAGGAACCGACAGTCTAACTGAGGATGGAATGATACAGGTGAAACCAGATGCACCTTTGCCCTCCACGCCCGTTcgaaagaaagaaaccaaTCCACCACGCAGTGGCTCATCAGCTCGCAAAAATCGAGCCCAAGAATCCTCCGGCAGCCCCGAACCCAGACCTACAGTTGACCGGACATTCTCTCTCGATGCCGTCTCTGAAAACAGCCAATCCACTTTGCAACCACTGCAGAAGCAAAAGACAGAAGGCTCTGTTCCAAGCGAAGAGGGCACAAAAACACCTCATAGAAAAGGCATGTTTGGTTTTCGCAGACGGCGCGATACAGGCGACAACCAGTCCTCGTCGTTTTCATCCAGCAAATTCCTGCGTACGCCACGCCGAAACAAGGACAAAAACAATGACAAGGACAAACCCAGCAAGAAAGTTTCATCCGAAGGTCTCAAGAAGGCTGAACCCGTGTCTGATTCTACAATCGCACCACCCTCCACACCACCAGTCCCCAAAGTCCCAGCCAACCTGGcccaaccacaaccacaacaacagCCATCACACCTGCAACCACCAACAAAGGCCGAAAATATGAGCCCAAGCGCCATCCACCCCGCCCTCCGCAACCCGCGCCAACAGCAAATCATGCGCGAACGCGAACAACGCCTTCACCAACAACAAACCAGACTGCAGCAACTCAATTACAATTACCGCACGAACCAACTCCCattatcttcaacatcagCGGCGTTAATTCCCCAACGAAGCCTTCGAGGCTCAAGATCCCACCAGGGTTTCAGATCAAAGGTCTCCGCGGTACCATCTTCGGCTTCGGCTTCGTTGTTTAATGATTCGGGGTTCGGTGCGCGGAGATCACCTTCGTTATCTATGAGGATGGATTCGGATATGGGGTATCAGTGGATTCCGGGTCTACCACCTCCTGGGTATATGTCTACTGCTAGATATATTTCTCCTTCGGGGAGTTGTTTGCCTGAGCCGCCgcggtttggggcgaggGGTGGTTTGCAGGGTCATGGTCATGGTCATGGACgtggacatggacatggtAGGCCTTTGGGGTCTCGGGAGGGTAGTTCATCTTCGGTTGTGCCGCGGAGAGGGAGGGGAGCTAGTCCGATGGGTTCTACGCGTGGTTCGGCTGAGGGTTAG